The genomic interval TTTCACCTCTGACGAATAAACTCCTGAAATGGAACGGATAACGGCTTTGTAGCGGCCTACGACCACCTCGCAGGCATCGGAGATCTCACCCAGCGTAGCGCGGGCCTTGGCGGCCTCGACGGCCAGTGCGAGCAGGTTGCCCTGCTTGGTCTTCACACATTCGGTGATGGCGTCGAGGGCCTTCTTCACGGCGGCCTCGTCGCGCGAAGCGCGCAACTCCTTCAGCCGCTTGATCTGGCTCTCGCGCACGGCGGTGTTGTCCACGGCGAGGATGTCGATCGGCGCCTCCTTTTCGAGGCGGTACTCGTTCAGGCCGATGATCTTCTCCTCGCCGGAGTCGATGCGGGCCTGCTTGCGGGCCGAAGCCTCCTCGATACGCATCTTCGGAATGCCGGTCTCGATGGCCTTGGCCATACCGCCCAGCTTCTCGATCTCCTGGATGTGCTCCCAGGCCTTGTGCGCGATCTCGTTGGTGAGGGTCTCGACGTAGTATGAACCGGCCCACGGGTCGACCTCACGGCAGATGGAGGTCTCCTCCTGGATGTAGATCTGGGTGTTGCGGGCAATACGTGCCGAGAAGTCGGTCGGCAGGGCGATGGCTTCGTCGAGGGCATTGGTGTGCAGCGACTGGGTGTGGCCCAGGGCGGCGCCCATGGCCTCGATGGCCGTGCGGGCCACGTTGTTGAAGGGATCCTGCTCCGTGAGCGACCAGCCGGAGGTCTGCGAGTGGGTACGCAGCGCCAGCGACTTGGGGTTCTTGGGGTTGAACTGCTTGACGATCTTGGCCCACAGCATACGTGCGGCGCGCATCTTGGCGATCTCCATGAAGTGGTTCATGCCGATGGCCCAGAAGAACGACAGACGCGGTGCGAAGGCGTCGATCGACATCCCGGCGTTGATGCCGGCGCGGAGGTATTCCAGACCGTCGGCCAGCGTATAGGCCAGCTCGATGTCGGCCGTGGCACCGGCCTCCTGCATGTGGTATCCCGAGATCGAGATGGAGTTGAACTTCGGCATGTTCTTCGAGGTGTACTCGAAGATGTCGGCGATGATGCGCATCGAGAACTCGGGCGGGTAGATATAGGTGTTGCGCACCATGAACTCCTTGAGGATGTCATTCTGAATGGTGCCCGACAGCTGGTCGAGGGTGCATCCCTGCTCCAGACCGGTGACGATGTAGAAGGCCAGGATGGGCAGCACGGCGCCGTTCATGGTCATCGAGACGGACATCTTGTCGAGGGGAATGCCGTTGAAGAGGACCTTCATGTCCTCGACGGAGCAGATCGACACGCCGGCCTTTCCGACGTCACCCACGACACGCGGGTGATCGGCGTCATAACCGCGGTGCGTAGCCAGGTCGAAAGCCACCGAGAGGCCCTTCTGTCCGGCGGCGAGGTTGCGGCGGTAGAAGGCGTTGGACTCCTCGGCGGTCGAGAAGCCTGCGTACTGGCGGATGGTCCAGGGGCGCATGACGTACATCGTCGAATAGGGCCCGCGGAGGAACGGAGCGATACCTGCGGCATAGTTCAGGTGCTCCATGCCTTCGAGGTCTTCGGCCGTGTAGGTACCCTTGACGGGGATTCGTTCGGCCGTGAGCCACGGTTCCACCTGCCCGCAGCCCTTCGAGGCGCAGCAGCTCTTCTGCTGCCCGTCTCCTTCGTATTTGAGTTCTGAAAATTTAGCTCTCATGATCTTTGTGCAAAAGGTTTGTCAGGGCATCGGCTGTCGGTCCGTTACGGGGTTTCCGGGGCGAACCGGGCCGATAAAAGCGCTCAGGGCTTAGATTCCCATCTCTTTAAGGTAAAACTTCAGGGTTTCGAGGACATTGGACTTCACATTGATGAAGTTCGTGATGCCCTGTGCCTCCAGTTCGGGCGTGCAGGCCGGGGCACCGGCAATCACGAGGATGGCCTTGCCGCCGAGCAGCTCCTTCACTTTCGGTGCAACCTCTGCGTAGTCGTCGTCCGAAGCGCAGACCACAACGATCTCGGCTTTGGATTCGAGCGCGGCCTTGACGCCCTCCTCGACCGACTTGAAGAAGGTGTTGTCCTGGACGCGGATTCCGGCGCAGGCGAAGAAGTTGCACGAGAACTGGGCGCGGGCGCGGGCCATGGCGAGGCTTCCGCAGGTGAGCATGAAGGCCTTGGGCTGCTTGCCCGAGCGGTCGACGTGCAGGCGCATCGCCTCGAAGGCCATGGCACCGCGGTAGGGAGCCAGCGTATTGCCTTCGGCTGCCTTGCGCGTCACGGCCTCTTCGGTGATCTCCTTTCCGGCGACCTCCGTGAAGTTGGGGTACTGGTTGGCGCCCAGCAGGATCTGGCGGCGCGT from uncultured Alistipes sp. carries:
- the scpA gene encoding methylmalonyl-CoA mutase encodes the protein MRAKFSELKYEGDGQQKSCCASKGCGQVEPWLTAERIPVKGTYTAEDLEGMEHLNYAAGIAPFLRGPYSTMYVMRPWTIRQYAGFSTAEESNAFYRRNLAAGQKGLSVAFDLATHRGYDADHPRVVGDVGKAGVSICSVEDMKVLFNGIPLDKMSVSMTMNGAVLPILAFYIVTGLEQGCTLDQLSGTIQNDILKEFMVRNTYIYPPEFSMRIIADIFEYTSKNMPKFNSISISGYHMQEAGATADIELAYTLADGLEYLRAGINAGMSIDAFAPRLSFFWAIGMNHFMEIAKMRAARMLWAKIVKQFNPKNPKSLALRTHSQTSGWSLTEQDPFNNVARTAIEAMGAALGHTQSLHTNALDEAIALPTDFSARIARNTQIYIQEETSICREVDPWAGSYYVETLTNEIAHKAWEHIQEIEKLGGMAKAIETGIPKMRIEEASARKQARIDSGEEKIIGLNEYRLEKEAPIDILAVDNTAVRESQIKRLKELRASRDEAAVKKALDAITECVKTKQGNLLALAVEAAKARATLGEISDACEVVVGRYKAVIRSISGVYSSEVKNDKSFEHAKELCAEFAKKEGRQPRIMIAKLGQDGHDRGAKVVATGYADIGFDVDMGPLFQTPEEAAKQAVENDVHVVGVSSLAAGHLTLVPQIIAELKKLGREDIIVIVGGVIPHQDYDELYRDGAAAIFGPGTPIATAAIKILEILLEE